In the genome of Polaribacter sp. MED152, one region contains:
- a CDS encoding DUF1015 domain-containing protein, which yields MAIVKPFKAVRPSRDKAALVSSKSYEAYTPAELGAKLNFNPFSFLHILNPDYKYHQEVSSEQRFQLVQKKYNEFKSSKYFSKDDNPAFYIYQNNTPANSYCGIISATSAEDYHNNVIKKHEDTLQKREVLFEKYLKKTGFNAEPVLLTYPENKVIEDIIKKHKKERPEYEFATTDKNTHFLWVIDDKEEIRQITEAFKSISTLYIADGHHRTTSSCLLAKKLAAENKNHTGDEAYNYFMSYLLPDNQLAIYEFNRFIRDLNGLSSKEFLDELAKVFKIQKKHQEIFKPSEKNQFSMYLDGEFYALNLKKSAYKITDALSSLDAQILFSTVLNPILGIKDIRNDSKIVYSQNKTGSLELKTKVDTGEFKVSFGMLPATIHELKNIVDAGLLMPPKTTFIEPKLRSALTIYEL from the coding sequence ATGGCAATTGTAAAACCGTTTAAAGCTGTAAGGCCAAGTAGAGACAAAGCTGCTTTGGTTTCTTCAAAATCTTATGAAGCTTATACTCCTGCAGAATTAGGTGCTAAACTAAACTTTAATCCTTTTAGTTTTTTGCATATTTTAAATCCAGATTACAAATACCATCAAGAAGTTTCAAGTGAACAAAGATTTCAATTAGTACAAAAAAAATATAACGAATTTAAAAGTAGTAAATACTTCTCGAAAGATGATAATCCTGCTTTTTATATTTATCAAAATAATACTCCAGCCAACTCTTATTGTGGTATTATTTCTGCAACTTCAGCAGAAGATTATCATAATAATGTAATTAAAAAACACGAAGATACTCTTCAAAAAAGGGAAGTTCTTTTTGAGAAATATTTAAAAAAAACGGGGTTTAATGCAGAACCTGTTTTACTTACCTATCCTGAAAATAAGGTAATAGAAGATATCATCAAAAAGCATAAAAAAGAAAGACCTGAATACGAGTTTGCTACTACAGACAAGAATACACACTTTCTTTGGGTAATAGATGATAAAGAAGAAATTCGTCAAATTACAGAAGCTTTTAAAAGCATCTCTACTTTATACATTGCAGATGGTCATCATAGAACCACTTCTTCTTGTTTATTAGCGAAAAAGTTAGCAGCAGAAAACAAAAACCATACAGGTGATGAAGCTTATAATTATTTTATGAGTTATTTATTACCCGATAATCAGCTAGCTATTTATGAATTTAATAGATTCATTAGAGATTTAAATGGATTGTCATCCAAAGAATTTTTAGATGAATTAGCTAAAGTTTTCAAGATTCAAAAAAAGCATCAAGAAATTTTTAAACCATCAGAAAAAAATCAATTTAGTATGTATTTAGATGGTGAATTTTATGCGCTGAATTTAAAAAAATCAGCTTATAAAATTACAGATGCTTTGAGTAGTTTAGATGCTCAAATTTTATTCAGTACTGTGTTAAATCCAATTTTAGGCATAAAAGATATTAGAAACGATTCTAAAATTGTGTATTCGCAAAACAAAACTGGTAGCCTAGAATTGAAAACAAAAGTAGACACAGGAGAATTTAAAGTATCTTTTGGCATGTTACCTGCAACAATTCATGAGCTCAAAAACATAGTAGATGCTGGTTTATTAATGCCACCCAAAACTACCTTTATTGAACCGAAACTTAGAAGTGCTTTAACCATTTACGAATTATAA
- a CDS encoding D-2-hydroxyacid dehydrogenase, producing the protein MIILANDGITLKGIEALEKAGFEVNITKVAQNQLENFINDNNIDAVLVNKNTQIRQELIEACPSLKLIGNSSVNMDNIDVDFAIDNGLHVINPKNASASSVAELVFAHLFGMARFLHSSNREMPLEGDMRFNDLNKAYASGTELRGKTIGILGFDKVGQEVAKIAIGLGMHVMAYDDFVEEATITLDFYNNQKVDFTIHTTAIDDVLKESDFISLHLTNHEDYIITSTEFEKMKDGVGFINTAKGGILNEVDLVSAIESGKVQYAGLDVFETEPTPAVQLLMNPEISLSPNIGSSTKEAQERVGLELANQIIKLLN; encoded by the coding sequence ATGATCATATTAGCAAACGACGGAATTACATTAAAAGGAATTGAAGCCTTAGAAAAAGCAGGTTTTGAAGTAAATATTACTAAAGTTGCTCAAAATCAGCTAGAAAATTTTATAAACGATAATAATATAGATGCAGTTTTAGTAAACAAAAACACGCAAATTAGACAAGAATTAATAGAAGCTTGTCCTTCTTTAAAATTGATTGGAAATTCAAGTGTTAATATGGATAATATTGATGTTGATTTTGCAATCGATAATGGTTTACACGTTATTAATCCTAAGAACGCTTCTGCAAGTTCAGTGGCAGAATTGGTATTTGCACATTTGTTTGGTATGGCTCGTTTTTTACATTCGTCTAATAGAGAAATGCCTTTAGAAGGTGATATGCGATTTAACGACCTAAATAAAGCCTATGCTTCAGGTACAGAATTAAGAGGAAAAACCATTGGTATTTTAGGCTTTGATAAAGTTGGCCAAGAAGTAGCAAAAATTGCTATTGGTTTAGGTATGCATGTAATGGCTTATGATGATTTTGTTGAAGAAGCAACTATCACTTTAGATTTTTATAATAATCAAAAAGTAGATTTTACTATTCATACAACTGCTATAGATGATGTTTTAAAAGAATCAGACTTTATTTCTTTGCATTTAACAAACCATGAAGATTATATTATCACATCAACAGAATTTGAAAAAATGAAAGATGGTGTTGGCTTTATTAACACAGCCAAAGGCGGAATTTTAAATGAGGTTGATTTAGTAAGTGCCATAGAAAGTGGAAAAGTACAATATGCTGGTTTAGATGTTTTTGAAACTGAGCCTACACCTGCTGTTCAACTTTTAATGAATCCAGAAATTTCACTTTCTCCCAATATTGGTTCATCAACAAAAGAGGCACAAGAAAGAGTTGGTTTAGAATTGGCGAATCAAATTATAAAATTACTAAACTAA
- the serC gene encoding 3-phosphoserine/phosphohydroxythreonine transaminase, with translation MKKHNFSAGPCILPEEVLQKASEAILNFNDDNLSLIEISHRSKPFVNVIEKAKSLALELLGLENKGYKALFLHGGASMEFLMVAYNLLNKKAAYLNTGTWSTKAIKEAKEFGKIVEVASSKDKGFSYIPKEYSIPKDADYFHCTSNNTVAGTQMKSFPETDVPLVCDMSSDIFSRQLDFEKFDLIYAGAQKNMGPAGTTLVIIKEEILGKVNRHIPSMLNYQVHLEKESMFNTPAVFPVYVSMLTLQWLKDLGGIPFIEKVNEKKAELLYAEIDRNPLFKGIVAKEDRSIMNATFVLTDESLSEKFDKMWQDANINGLHGHRSVGGYRASMYNALPLYSVQALVDVMQELERNN, from the coding sequence ATGAAAAAACACAATTTTAGTGCTGGTCCTTGTATTTTGCCTGAAGAAGTTTTACAAAAAGCATCTGAAGCCATTCTAAATTTTAATGATGATAATTTATCATTAATAGAAATATCTCACAGAAGTAAACCATTTGTAAACGTAATTGAAAAGGCAAAAAGTTTAGCTTTAGAACTATTAGGATTAGAAAACAAAGGTTACAAAGCATTGTTTTTACATGGAGGTGCAAGTATGGAGTTCTTAATGGTAGCTTACAACTTACTCAACAAAAAAGCGGCTTATTTAAACACGGGTACATGGTCTACTAAAGCTATAAAAGAAGCTAAGGAATTTGGTAAAATTGTAGAAGTAGCATCATCTAAAGATAAAGGTTTTAGCTACATACCTAAAGAATATTCAATACCTAAAGATGCAGATTATTTTCATTGTACAAGTAACAATACAGTAGCTGGTACTCAAATGAAAAGTTTCCCAGAAACCGATGTTCCTTTGGTTTGTGACATGAGTTCAGATATCTTTTCGCGTCAACTAGATTTTGAAAAATTTGATTTAATTTATGCTGGTGCTCAAAAAAATATGGGCCCTGCAGGAACTACTTTAGTTATAATTAAAGAGGAAATACTTGGCAAGGTAAATAGGCACATCCCTTCTATGCTAAATTATCAAGTACATTTAGAAAAAGAAAGCATGTTTAATACGCCAGCCGTTTTTCCTGTGTATGTTTCTATGCTTACTTTACAGTGGTTAAAAGATTTAGGTGGAATTCCGTTTATAGAAAAGGTAAATGAGAAAAAAGCAGAACTTTTGTATGCAGAGATAGACAGAAATCCTTTATTTAAAGGTATTGTAGCTAAAGAAGACAGAAGTATTATGAATGCAACATTTGTGCTAACTGATGAATCTTTATCAGAAAAATTCGATAAAATGTGGCAAGATGCAAATATAAATGGTTTACATGGCCATAGATCTGTAGGTGGCTACAGAGCAAGCATGTACAATGCATTACCTTTATATAGTGTGCAAGCTTTGGTAGATGTAATGCAAGAACTAGAACGTAATAATTAA
- a CDS encoding acyl-CoA reductase has product MTSIQNRITAFAKLGDFLSQFSPNKIEKKQNIEHNDLFFDGFQHQIKLAQENNSWFTKDNILFALQSWAEALTTENLKDFTKDVNPEQKSEKQVAIIMAGNIPLVGFHDFLSVLISGYKVVIKQSSNDKHLLPFLAKYLEYVHEDFKNKITFPEEKLTNFDAVIATGSNNTARYFEYYFKNKPSIIRKSRNSVAVITGNETDDDYDGLANDVFQYFGLGCRSVSKLYVPKDYNFDAFFNGMYSRKDIINNAKYANNYDYNKAVYLMSEFDLLENGFLMIKEDESYSSPIATIFYEYYDNEIDLKIKLHEDKEKIQCIVAKDFIENEVAFGQTQHPKLTDYADGVNTLEFLSKL; this is encoded by the coding sequence ATGACTAGTATTCAAAACAGAATTACTGCATTCGCAAAATTAGGTGACTTTTTAAGTCAGTTTTCTCCAAATAAAATTGAGAAAAAACAAAATATTGAGCATAATGATTTATTTTTTGATGGCTTCCAGCATCAAATTAAATTAGCTCAAGAAAACAATTCTTGGTTTACAAAAGACAATATTTTATTTGCGCTACAAAGTTGGGCAGAAGCACTAACTACAGAAAACTTAAAGGATTTTACTAAAGATGTAAATCCCGAGCAAAAATCAGAAAAACAAGTTGCTATAATAATGGCTGGTAATATACCCTTAGTTGGTTTTCACGACTTTTTATCGGTATTAATTTCTGGGTATAAAGTTGTTATAAAGCAATCTTCTAACGATAAGCATTTACTACCTTTTTTAGCTAAATACTTAGAGTATGTTCATGAAGATTTTAAGAATAAAATCACTTTTCCAGAAGAAAAATTAACCAACTTTGATGCAGTTATTGCAACAGGTAGTAACAACACAGCTAGATATTTTGAGTATTACTTTAAAAATAAACCAAGTATTATAAGAAAAAGTAGAAACTCTGTTGCAGTAATAACAGGCAATGAAACCGATGATGATTATGATGGTTTAGCGAATGATGTTTTTCAGTATTTTGGTCTAGGCTGTAGATCTGTATCTAAATTATATGTTCCAAAAGATTATAATTTTGATGCCTTTTTTAATGGTATGTACTCTAGAAAAGACATTATAAATAATGCTAAATACGCCAATAATTACGATTACAATAAGGCTGTTTATTTAATGAGCGAATTTGATTTATTAGAAAATGGTTTTTTAATGATAAAGGAAGATGAAAGCTACTCCTCTCCTATTGCTACAATTTTTTACGAGTATTATGATAATGAGATCGATTTAAAAATCAAGTTACATGAAGACAAAGAAAAAATTCAATGTATTGTTGCTAAAGATTTTATAGAAAATGAAGTTGCTTTTGGGCAAACACAACATCCAAAATTAACAGATTATGCAGATGGTGTAAACACATTAGAATTCTTATCTAAATTATAG
- a CDS encoding 4Fe-4S dicluster domain-containing protein, which produces MAIIITDECINCGACEPECPNTAIYEGADDWKYADGTDLSGNIVLPNGKSANADEDQEPVSDEIYYIVADKCTECKGFHEEPQCAAVCPVDCCVPDEDNVETEEVLLEKQAFMHNS; this is translated from the coding sequence ATGGCAATTATAATAACAGATGAGTGTATAAATTGTGGGGCTTGTGAGCCTGAATGTCCTAATACTGCAATTTATGAAGGTGCAGATGATTGGAAATATGCAGATGGTACAGACTTAAGTGGAAATATTGTATTACCAAATGGAAAATCGGCAAACGCAGATGAAGACCAAGAACCTGTTTCTGATGAAATTTATTATATAGTTGCAGATAAATGTACTGAGTGTAAAGGATTTCATGAAGAACCACAGTGTGCTGCAGTTTGTCCTGTAGATTGTTGTGTGCCTGATGAAGATAATGTTGAAACAGAAGAAGTTTTGCTTGAAAAACAGGCATTTATGCATAATTCATAA
- a CDS encoding carboxypeptidase-like regulatory domain-containing protein — protein sequence MRKTLQTILLIFIANWSIHAQFITGKVLSKNSSKPINNVAIITNLKNGTTTNELGVFKLDISNVNTITFTNLNYKTVVISKQKFTSKNYTIYLEEKVNELSEIQLNLKKITVDSIVTKTLRSMKKNYISGPTISDFYVRENSIINFKKLELDLDKSALLNRKNKKIAEKELAAYANNLQNSDPVFSNEFYGKFKTKKVYSDKIKKFYNVDKIDTVQGFKSMKNNKQITIKQAQKDLQHIILKNLNKHKTYKISSGLFKIEDSLSINEVVQDADSLHLINTFNAFTATNAFTSAKYKGRFFYFKKQQNFLNNRYYKHSLTSNAFLGSEMMYVLNFSPRKSKAKYKGQMFINPIDFTISKIEYQFAEGKKGQNINLKWLLGIKVSEDVNKITLYYEKNKENKVFNSYYNETKIAYAYVHRPIKFKENSSKKSKVKFDIKIELDTQEIREVYLTNVSEIPKTAVEKVAKGQSNIKYNYLSKADYDKTSWKNRQLITEYLKKYN from the coding sequence ATGAGAAAAACATTACAAACCATTTTATTGATTTTTATTGCCAATTGGAGTATTCATGCCCAGTTTATTACTGGAAAAGTTCTTAGCAAAAACTCTAGCAAACCCATTAACAATGTTGCTATAATTACAAACTTAAAAAACGGCACTACCACAAATGAATTAGGCGTTTTTAAATTAGACATTTCTAATGTAAATACAATTACTTTTACAAACCTTAATTACAAAACAGTTGTTATAAGCAAACAAAAATTTACTTCAAAAAATTATACGATTTACTTAGAAGAAAAAGTAAATGAACTCTCTGAAATTCAATTAAATCTTAAAAAAATCACTGTAGACTCTATAGTAACCAAAACACTAAGGAGCATGAAGAAGAATTATATTTCTGGACCAACTATAAGTGATTTTTATGTTAGAGAAAATAGTATCATCAATTTTAAAAAATTAGAATTAGACTTAGATAAAAGTGCTTTATTAAATAGAAAAAACAAGAAAATAGCAGAGAAAGAATTGGCAGCATATGCCAATAATCTTCAAAATAGCGACCCTGTTTTTTCAAATGAATTTTATGGGAAATTTAAAACCAAAAAAGTGTATTCAGATAAGATAAAGAAATTTTACAATGTTGATAAAATCGATACTGTTCAAGGGTTTAAATCGATGAAAAACAACAAACAAATTACTATTAAACAAGCACAAAAGGATTTACAGCATATCATCCTTAAAAATTTGAATAAACATAAAACCTATAAAATAAGTTCTGGATTATTTAAAATTGAAGATTCCCTATCTATAAATGAAGTAGTTCAAGATGCAGATTCTCTTCACTTAATTAATACTTTTAATGCTTTTACTGCTACTAATGCATTCACAAGCGCAAAATATAAAGGCAGATTCTTCTATTTCAAAAAACAGCAAAATTTTCTCAATAACAGATATTATAAACATTCTTTAACTAGCAATGCATTTTTAGGCTCAGAAATGATGTATGTTTTAAATTTTTCACCTAGAAAATCGAAAGCAAAATACAAAGGTCAAATGTTTATTAATCCTATAGATTTTACCATCTCTAAAATAGAATATCAATTTGCAGAAGGCAAAAAAGGGCAGAACATAAACTTAAAATGGCTCTTAGGCATAAAAGTCTCTGAAGATGTAAATAAGATTACGCTGTATTATGAAAAAAATAAAGAAAATAAAGTGTTCAATTCTTATTATAACGAAACTAAGATTGCCTATGCTTATGTTCATAGACCTATAAAATTTAAAGAAAATTCGAGTAAAAAAAGCAAGGTAAAGTTCGATATAAAAATAGAACTTGATACTCAAGAAATAAGAGAAGTTTACTTGACAAATGTTAGTGAAATACCAAAAACGGCTGTTGAAAAAGTTGCAAAGGGCCAATCTAACATAAAATACAATTACCTCTCTAAAGCAGATTACGACAAGACTAGTTGGAAAAATCGACAGTTAATTACTGAATATCTTAAAAAATATAACTAA
- the ychF gene encoding redox-regulated ATPase YchF yields MKAGIVGLPNVGKSTLFNCLSNAKAQSANFPFCTIEPNLGVVNVPDTRIEKLEELVNPEKVVPATVEIVDIAGLVKGASKGEGLGNQFLANIRETDAILHVLRCFDNDNIIHVDNSIDPVRDKETIDIELQLKDLETVQKRLERVKRTAKTGNKEAQAELVVLQKIEDTLLQGKSVRALDFNEKEIEFVQSLQFITAKPVLYVCNVDENSAVSGNEYVDKVREAVKEEDAEVIVLAVGTEADITELDDYEERQMFLADIGLEEAGVSRLIRSAYKLLNLQTYFTAGVKEVRAWTIPIGSTAPQAAGVIHTDFEKGFIRAETIAYEDYVAYGSEAKVKEAGKMRVEGKDYIVKDGDVMHFRFNV; encoded by the coding sequence ATGAAAGCTGGAATTGTAGGATTACCAAACGTAGGAAAATCGACATTATTTAACTGTTTATCTAATGCAAAAGCGCAAAGTGCAAACTTTCCTTTTTGTACTATAGAACCAAACTTAGGAGTGGTAAATGTGCCAGATACTAGAATTGAGAAGTTAGAAGAATTGGTAAACCCAGAAAAGGTGGTGCCAGCTACTGTAGAAATTGTAGATATTGCAGGTTTAGTAAAAGGTGCAAGTAAGGGTGAAGGTTTAGGAAATCAATTCTTAGCAAATATTAGAGAAACAGATGCTATTTTACATGTTTTGCGTTGTTTTGATAATGACAATATTATTCACGTTGATAACTCAATAGATCCTGTTAGAGATAAAGAAACTATTGATATTGAACTACAATTAAAAGATTTAGAAACGGTTCAAAAACGTTTAGAGCGTGTAAAAAGAACTGCAAAAACAGGTAACAAAGAAGCACAGGCTGAATTGGTTGTTTTGCAGAAAATAGAAGACACTTTATTACAAGGTAAATCTGTAAGAGCTTTAGATTTTAACGAAAAAGAAATAGAGTTTGTACAATCTTTACAATTTATTACAGCTAAGCCTGTTTTATATGTTTGTAATGTTGACGAAAACTCAGCAGTTTCTGGTAATGAATATGTAGATAAAGTAAGAGAAGCTGTGAAAGAAGAAGATGCAGAAGTTATTGTGCTGGCTGTTGGTACTGAAGCAGATATTACTGAATTAGACGACTATGAAGAACGTCAAATGTTTTTAGCTGATATTGGTTTAGAAGAAGCAGGAGTATCACGTTTAATACGTTCTGCCTACAAATTATTAAACTTACAAACTTACTTTACTGCAGGTGTAAAAGAAGTTAGGGCCTGGACAATTCCTATTGGTTCAACTGCTCCTCAAGCTGCAGGAGTTATTCATACAGATTTCGAAAAAGGATTCATTAGAGCAGAAACTATTGCTTATGAAGATTACGTTGCTTATGGTTCTGAAGCCAAAGTAAAAGAAGCTGGTAAAATGAGAGTAGAAGGTAAGGATTATATAGTTAAAGACGGAGATGTTATGCATTTTAGATTTAATGTATAA